The following proteins are co-located in the Candidatus Methylomirabilis limnetica genome:
- a CDS encoding 4-hydroxy-3-methylbut-2-enyl diphosphate reductase: MAVEKLILAAPRGFCAGVDRAIDVVKIALDLYDEPVYVRKEIVHNRHVVDELRQKGAIFVDELDEVPDGALVIYSAHGVSPEVRTQAAAKQLKVVDATCPLVTKVHNEAIKFAKEGHSIILVGHKGHDEVIGTTGEAPDAITVIGSAEQLEELNVPDPTKVAVITQTTLSLDDTTGIIEALRRKFPDLAFPSKEDICYATQNRQTALKELASRVDLILALGSQNSSNSKRLIEVAKGVGVRAYLIDDVSEINPAWLEDTRVIGVTAGASAPEHLVQGVVSYFRKLGVTDIEEIESIREEVNFGLPQELIRERASMENGLSSHTSPVASAA, encoded by the coding sequence GTGGCCGTTGAAAAGCTGATTCTCGCCGCGCCGAGAGGGTTCTGCGCCGGAGTAGACCGCGCTATCGATGTGGTCAAGATCGCTCTCGATTTGTATGACGAGCCGGTGTATGTCCGGAAGGAGATCGTTCATAACCGGCACGTGGTGGATGAACTCCGGCAAAAGGGGGCAATCTTCGTCGATGAACTCGATGAGGTTCCCGATGGTGCGCTCGTTATTTATAGCGCCCACGGGGTCTCACCGGAGGTGCGTACCCAGGCCGCTGCCAAACAGTTAAAGGTCGTCGATGCCACCTGTCCCTTGGTCACCAAGGTCCACAACGAGGCGATTAAGTTCGCCAAGGAAGGCCACTCTATCATCCTGGTCGGCCATAAAGGACACGATGAGGTGATCGGAACGACGGGAGAAGCACCGGACGCCATCACCGTGATTGGGTCAGCGGAGCAGTTGGAGGAGCTAAACGTTCCCGATCCCACCAAAGTGGCGGTCATCACGCAAACCACGCTCAGCCTGGATGACACTACTGGGATCATCGAGGCCCTCAGACGGAAGTTTCCGGATCTGGCCTTTCCATCTAAGGAAGATATCTGCTATGCGACTCAGAACCGGCAGACCGCACTGAAAGAACTGGCCTCACGTGTTGACCTCATTCTGGCCCTCGGCTCACAGAACAGCTCTAACTCCAAGCGATTGATCGAGGTCGCCAAAGGGGTAGGGGTTCGGGCCTACCTGATCGATGATGTCAGCGAGATCAATCCTGCGTGGCTTGAGGACACGCGGGTCATTGGGGTCACAGCGGGCGCCTCAGCCCCCGAGCATTTGGTCCAGGGAGTCGTCAGCTATTTCAGGAAGTTGGGCGTGACCGATATCGAGGAGATCGAATCGATCAGGGAGGAGGTGAATTTCGGCCTGCCTCAGGAGCTCATTAGAGAACGCGCCAGCATGGAGAACGGACTATCCTCGCATACAAGCCCTGTGGCAAGCGCCGCATAG